In one window of Aquimarina spinulae DNA:
- a CDS encoding THUMP domain-containing class I SAM-dependent RNA methyltransferase encodes MVAKTLYGFEEVLASELRKIGAQKVEIGNRMVSFYGDTGFMYKANLCLRTAVKILKPITSKKVRNENDIYNFIQSIRWQEYLSLEDTFAISATVNSTIFSHSQFIALKTKDAIVDQFRKETGERPNVDTEYPDLSIDIHIQRDLCTVSLDSSGGSLHHRGYRTATNIAPINEVLAAGLLLLSGWDGQSDFLDPMCGSGTMAIEAAMIACNIPANINRKEFAFEKWLDWDLDLFEKIEEACLNKTRDFHHSIIGIDKEYSAVRKANVNVENANLTDFIKIKEGDFFESTKEVEGLLHIAFNPPYDERLEVNIEEFYSQIGDTLKQNYPGTNAWFITANLEALKHVGLRPSRKIKVFNGKLEARLVKYEMYAGSKKAKYKN; translated from the coding sequence ATGGTAGCCAAAACCCTTTATGGTTTTGAAGAAGTTCTTGCAAGTGAACTTAGAAAAATAGGTGCTCAAAAAGTAGAAATTGGGAATCGCATGGTTAGTTTTTATGGGGACACAGGCTTTATGTATAAAGCAAATTTATGTTTGAGAACTGCAGTGAAAATTTTAAAACCAATTACTTCCAAAAAAGTAAGAAACGAAAATGATATATATAATTTCATTCAGAGTATACGGTGGCAAGAGTATTTAAGTTTAGAAGATACTTTTGCTATTTCGGCCACAGTTAATTCTACTATTTTTAGCCATTCTCAGTTTATTGCATTAAAGACAAAAGATGCGATTGTAGATCAGTTTAGAAAAGAAACAGGCGAGAGACCAAATGTAGATACAGAATACCCTGATCTTTCGATTGATATTCATATTCAACGTGATCTATGTACAGTGTCATTAGATAGTTCTGGAGGATCATTACATCATAGAGGATACCGTACAGCAACTAATATTGCTCCAATTAATGAAGTTTTGGCAGCTGGCCTGTTGTTACTTTCTGGTTGGGATGGGCAAAGTGATTTTTTAGACCCTATGTGTGGTAGTGGTACCATGGCTATCGAAGCAGCTATGATTGCTTGTAATATTCCGGCAAATATAAACCGTAAAGAGTTTGCTTTCGAAAAATGGTTAGATTGGGATTTAGATCTATTTGAAAAAATAGAGGAAGCCTGCCTGAATAAAACGAGAGATTTTCATCATTCTATAATCGGGATAGATAAAGAATATTCGGCCGTAAGAAAAGCAAATGTAAATGTAGAAAACGCGAATCTTACTGATTTTATAAAAATAAAAGAAGGAGATTTCTTTGAATCTACTAAAGAGGTAGAAGGACTACTTCATATTGCATTTAATCCTCCTTATGATGAACGATTAGAAGTGAATATAGAAGAATTTTATTCGCAAATCGGGGATACATTGAAACAAAATTATCCTGGTACCAATGCCTGGTTTATTACTGCAAATCTTGAAGCCTTAAAACATGTCGGACTTCGACCATCCAGAAAAATAAAAGTATTTAACGGAAAGTTAGAAGCTCGATTAGTTAAGTATGAAATGTATGCGGGAAGTAAAAAGGCAAAATATAAGAATTGA
- a CDS encoding SAM-dependent methyltransferase: MLKDSTMWYASWFDTPYYHILYKDRDHTEAKDFMDNITKYLSLEAGEKILDLACGKGRHSIYLNTLGYDVTGVDLSKNSIEYASQFENETLKFRVHDMCQPYSEKFSAVFNLFTSFGYFDKEEDNLNTIKAIKSNLNEKGFGVIDFMNVDYIINNLVAQETKEVNNILFNIKRYYQDGYIFKEIGFRDNNEDFLFTERVKSITLSDFKNYFTNANVNLLDIFGNYQLQKFDKTTSPRLILIFK; encoded by the coding sequence ATGCTAAAAGATTCAACAATGTGGTATGCATCATGGTTTGACACACCATACTATCATATCTTATACAAAGACAGAGATCATACTGAGGCTAAAGACTTTATGGATAACATCACTAAGTATTTAAGCTTAGAAGCTGGTGAAAAAATTTTGGACTTAGCTTGTGGTAAAGGCCGACATAGTATCTATTTAAATACATTAGGTTATGATGTAACTGGTGTAGATCTTTCTAAAAATAGTATCGAATATGCTTCACAATTTGAGAACGAAACGTTAAAATTTAGGGTACACGATATGTGTCAGCCATATTCTGAAAAATTCTCTGCTGTTTTTAACCTTTTTACTAGTTTTGGTTATTTTGACAAGGAAGAGGATAATCTAAATACAATTAAGGCTATTAAGTCAAATCTAAATGAAAAAGGATTTGGTGTTATTGATTTTATGAATGTCGATTATATCATTAACAATCTGGTAGCCCAAGAAACAAAAGAAGTTAATAACATCTTATTCAATATTAAGAGATACTATCAAGATGGATATATCTTTAAAGAAATTGGATTTAGAGATAATAATGAAGATTTTTTATTTACAGAACGTGTTAAAAGCATTACACTAAGTGATTTTAAAAATTACTTTACAAATGCTAATGTAAATTTATTGGATATTTTTGGTAATTATCAACTTCAGAAATTTGACAAAACTACTTCGCCAAGACTCATATTAATTTTTAAATAG
- a CDS encoding ZIP family metal transporter, protein MYNYILSITAVFIGALLVFIFKTSNQKSLKLLLAFSGAFLLAITIFDLLPEVFEDNLFAKRTGVWIMIGILLQKVLEYFSKGAEHGHIHLHKETRQIPKLLFISLGLHAILEGFPIHHTDGILLGIIIHKIPIAMILTTFLLNTKIKKSVIIISLTLFALMTPLGTFISENFTMIQDYYKEITALVIGIFLHVSTTILFESNEGHKFNITKLMVILIATVTAYII, encoded by the coding sequence GTGTATAACTATATATTATCTATAACAGCTGTATTTATAGGAGCTTTATTAGTTTTTATTTTTAAAACTTCTAACCAAAAGAGCTTAAAACTACTTTTAGCTTTCAGTGGTGCTTTTCTTCTTGCAATCACCATTTTTGACTTATTACCAGAGGTATTTGAAGATAATCTCTTTGCAAAACGTACTGGTGTTTGGATTATGATCGGTATTCTTCTTCAAAAAGTACTAGAATACTTCTCTAAAGGAGCAGAACATGGACATATACATCTTCATAAAGAGACTCGCCAGATTCCAAAATTATTATTTATTAGTTTAGGTCTACATGCTATACTCGAAGGGTTTCCGATACACCATACAGACGGAATTTTATTAGGTATAATTATACATAAAATTCCTATTGCTATGATTTTGACCACATTTTTATTAAATACCAAAATCAAAAAAAGTGTCATTATCATATCTTTGACTTTATTTGCACTAATGACTCCTCTGGGGACTTTTATTTCTGAAAACTTTACTATGATTCAGGATTATTATAAAGAAATTACTGCGTTGGTTATTGGTATATTTCTACACGTATCTACTACAATTCTGTTTGAAAGTAATGAAGGCCACAAATTTAATATTACAAAACTTATGGTTATTCTTATAGCTACAGTTACGGCATATATTATATAA